A window of Paenibacillus sp. 19GGS1-52 contains these coding sequences:
- a CDS encoding helix-turn-helix domain-containing protein translates to MLRFKLKFLLKNKQTRLILMLTLSVSLLITMIGLFSYGEYRDALDSELNTPNIELLQINLDVTNRAFRESDNKAVDLSFHPAVLKYINAKTMDNAEVSAEPQTYLRTLATEPDIHAISVIKFKDHSILSSSYGYRATWEQAPDYAWSTWIEEIKEKPLLIKRRLYIGTDSQLGNTELLSLARPIVQNGQVTGAVLIDLDYDWLFSKMYTHLSSYQFVYNLDGDLIYPKLNLPFPLTEMNEVLSSIDVSPFAHVKVEGQAYMVNQTFSNVTGWRLISLVPMEQLLKNVTIARNMMLMLSLISIIVGCSAIYYYNFAAFRPLKRINKLLTPDQRAVGHGNLYDLEPVIGKLVGDFQSKSRVAEWSMPELRSKFVHDLITRSIGTQETETKWEHYFLGWEAGPFETVIISIDRHAQWSAPYIEEDQMLLKYAMNNILIEYFEPSWRTVTAAPQKDSLVVLLQPKGQTTIILHEDATKLVDMLQELLKISVSIGIGLPASSIAQVTRSYTEAQLALSHRLYEGYGRVREYSAKLHDENTLAMDDSWKLEVIHALKSSDTDAGLLWIHRWAADTRKKGIQPQRVFRMVDDLLEEVLDIAVAGGHSLPVELADYTWYQVTTMDLSEIEEMLCSIVVHLSKELGQHRQSKEYQLAQSMIQYMENNLQHNIGLQDIASHVSMGISSVSNIFKEETGTTVYDYLTNLRIDKACELLQDSSMKLADIALLVGYQNENSFIRAFRKNKSITPGKFRESSKYSNEYADQPKPRQTSVSDDSE, encoded by the coding sequence ATGCTGCGATTTAAATTAAAGTTCCTGCTTAAAAATAAACAGACGAGACTGATTCTGATGCTTACGCTCAGCGTGTCTCTATTGATTACTATGATTGGTCTATTCTCCTATGGGGAGTATAGGGATGCACTGGATTCGGAACTGAACACGCCTAATATAGAGCTGCTGCAAATTAATCTGGACGTGACCAACCGGGCGTTCCGTGAATCGGATAATAAGGCGGTAGATTTGTCTTTTCATCCAGCCGTCCTTAAATACATTAATGCCAAAACCATGGATAATGCAGAGGTTTCTGCTGAACCGCAGACCTATTTGCGAACCTTGGCTACGGAACCGGATATTCATGCTATAAGTGTGATCAAATTTAAGGATCATTCGATTCTATCGAGTAGTTATGGTTATAGGGCAACATGGGAGCAGGCACCGGATTATGCCTGGAGTACCTGGATTGAAGAAATCAAAGAGAAGCCGCTCTTAATCAAAAGAAGGCTGTATATCGGCACGGATTCACAGCTTGGGAATACAGAATTGCTCTCCCTGGCCAGACCGATTGTTCAGAATGGACAAGTCACTGGTGCCGTCCTGATTGACCTGGATTACGACTGGCTGTTCTCCAAGATGTATACCCATTTATCCAGCTATCAATTTGTTTATAACCTGGATGGGGATCTGATCTATCCCAAGCTGAATCTGCCGTTTCCACTGACAGAAATGAACGAAGTGTTGTCTTCAATCGACGTCAGTCCTTTCGCCCATGTGAAGGTGGAAGGGCAGGCTTATATGGTTAATCAGACTTTCTCGAATGTGACAGGGTGGAGGCTTATTTCCCTGGTTCCGATGGAGCAGCTGCTTAAGAATGTAACAATTGCCCGGAATATGATGCTTATGCTGTCTTTGATCTCGATCATTGTCGGCTGTTCTGCTATTTACTACTACAACTTCGCGGCCTTCCGGCCTTTAAAAAGAATAAATAAACTGTTGACCCCGGATCAAAGGGCAGTCGGACATGGGAATCTGTATGATCTAGAACCAGTTATCGGTAAGCTGGTCGGAGATTTTCAGAGTAAATCACGTGTGGCGGAATGGAGTATGCCGGAGCTGCGCTCCAAATTTGTCCACGATCTGATCACCAGGAGCATTGGTACACAAGAGACGGAGACCAAATGGGAACATTATTTCTTAGGCTGGGAGGCAGGTCCTTTCGAGACGGTTATTATATCTATCGACCGTCACGCGCAGTGGTCGGCACCTTATATAGAAGAAGATCAGATGCTGCTTAAGTACGCGATGAATAACATCCTGATCGAGTATTTTGAACCTTCCTGGCGCACGGTGACGGCAGCCCCCCAGAAGGACAGTCTGGTGGTTCTGCTGCAGCCCAAGGGGCAGACAACCATTATTCTTCATGAAGACGCAACGAAACTGGTCGATATGCTGCAGGAATTATTAAAAATCTCCGTATCTATCGGGATCGGTCTGCCTGCTTCCAGTATTGCGCAAGTTACACGTTCCTACACGGAAGCCCAGCTGGCGTTGTCCCATCGTTTATATGAAGGATATGGACGCGTTCGAGAATATTCAGCTAAATTGCATGATGAGAATACTCTGGCGATGGATGATTCATGGAAGCTGGAAGTGATTCATGCGCTTAAATCGTCCGATACGGATGCAGGGCTACTATGGATACACCGTTGGGCAGCAGATACCCGCAAGAAAGGCATACAACCGCAGCGGGTCTTCCGTATGGTTGACGATTTGCTTGAAGAAGTGTTGGATATTGCCGTAGCGGGTGGACATTCACTTCCCGTCGAGCTTGCGGATTATACTTGGTATCAAGTAACTACAATGGATCTGTCAGAGATTGAAGAGATGCTCTGCAGCATTGTTGTACATCTGTCGAAAGAGCTCGGGCAGCATCGACAATCGAAGGAGTATCAGCTCGCCCAGAGCATGATTCAATATATGGAGAATAACTTGCAGCATAATATTGGACTGCAGGATATCGCGTCACATGTCAGTATGGGCATTTCCTCAGTGAGCAATATCTTCAAGGAAGAGACTGGAACGACCGTCTATGACTACTTAACCAACCTGAGAATTGATAAAGCCTGTGAGCTGCTTCAGGACAGTAGCATGAAGCTGGCGGATATCGCGCTGCTTGTGGGGTACCAGAATGAGAACAGCTTTATCCGCGCCTTCCGCAAAAACAAATCGATCACCCCAGGCAAGTTCCGTGAGAGCAGCAAATATTCCAACGAGTATGCAGATCAGCCAAAACCGCGCCAAACCAGCGTTTCTGACGATTCAGAATAA
- a CDS encoding SWIM zinc finger family protein codes for MQPTYAMDEAQWNKLIQDVAYYFDDLTLKRGFQYYKQKRVQPFRMTEPRKIKALVEGSDDYSVSINLDDFTLSRCNCPVSGPCKHMAAVLMNYAEQQERSVNKLANATAAAALHIPPASPSSAPAAAYSNRQEQLKEQARQLPAQGIAEWWDYFATCLAPLALNTRNPQYVERSLSSIAKLKPQLTPISEKLFNLHTHLFILEAIIQASGSPAGVYSPSLGYFTHLAVSELQDAIAQLLVEELPLAAEPDQWQRISDTIAYLRREMLTEARDRLRDQPRFSVCYDLLWRNWIAPNISSTALYTEEIAQLQQAESELGAALSRNALLLAKSRMYFYLSEDQTAMTLLRSAAERPGLHPDEFMSFLTSLLVMGDWPRMAAWLAEIGPLLNSRIYNLQRYSDYWEEAVQHLPAAEPQMWSTLTLMLPTSREIYDEKLLAYGKWQEWMDYQLSIGKEPSDFRVKDLQPLEKNAPEILLPFYHQAAERYVLEKNRHSYKSAVKLLKRLAKLYKKMKREERWELFMSSFTIRHSRLRALQEELRKGKLIP; via the coding sequence ATGCAACCAACCTATGCCATGGATGAAGCGCAGTGGAATAAGCTCATTCAAGATGTGGCGTATTATTTCGATGATCTGACCCTCAAGCGCGGGTTTCAATATTATAAACAGAAGCGTGTACAGCCGTTCAGAATGACCGAACCCCGGAAGATTAAAGCTTTGGTCGAAGGCAGCGACGATTACAGTGTATCCATTAATCTGGACGATTTCACCCTAAGCCGTTGCAACTGTCCCGTCTCAGGCCCTTGCAAGCATATGGCCGCTGTGCTGATGAATTATGCCGAACAACAGGAGCGGTCTGTGAACAAGCTGGCTAACGCCACAGCGGCAGCGGCCCTGCATATCCCTCCAGCCAGTCCGTCGTCTGCCCCAGCAGCAGCCTATAGTAATCGTCAAGAACAGCTGAAGGAGCAGGCCCGCCAACTTCCTGCTCAGGGGATCGCGGAATGGTGGGACTATTTTGCGACATGCCTGGCCCCGCTGGCTCTGAACACCCGAAATCCACAGTACGTGGAACGGTCCTTATCCTCAATAGCCAAGTTAAAGCCGCAGCTAACACCTATAAGCGAGAAGCTGTTCAATCTCCATACTCACCTCTTTATTTTGGAAGCCATAATCCAAGCATCAGGGAGCCCTGCCGGTGTCTATAGCCCTTCACTGGGGTATTTCACCCATCTTGCTGTATCTGAACTACAGGATGCCATAGCCCAGTTGTTAGTTGAGGAGCTGCCGCTGGCAGCAGAGCCTGACCAGTGGCAGCGCATCTCCGATACTATAGCTTACCTGCGGCGGGAGATGTTGACCGAAGCACGAGATCGCTTGCGGGATCAGCCCCGTTTCTCGGTATGTTATGACCTACTCTGGAGAAATTGGATCGCGCCTAATATCAGCAGCACAGCACTTTATACAGAGGAAATAGCCCAACTGCAGCAGGCGGAAAGCGAGCTTGGGGCTGCACTTTCTCGCAATGCACTCCTGCTTGCTAAGAGCCGGATGTATTTCTATCTGTCCGAAGATCAGACCGCTATGACCCTGCTGAGAAGTGCGGCAGAGCGTCCCGGCCTTCATCCGGACGAGTTCATGAGCTTTCTGACTTCTCTTTTGGTTATGGGCGATTGGCCACGAATGGCCGCATGGCTCGCCGAAATCGGCCCTTTACTAAACAGCCGCATCTATAATTTGCAGAGATATTCTGACTACTGGGAGGAAGCGGTTCAACATCTTCCTGCAGCGGAGCCCCAAATGTGGAGTACGCTGACCCTTATGCTTCCTACCTCTCGTGAGATTTACGATGAAAAGCTGTTGGCCTACGGCAAATGGCAGGAATGGATGGACTATCAGCTGTCCATTGGTAAAGAGCCCTCCGATTTCCGAGTCAAGGATCTGCAGCCTCTGGAGAAAAATGCACCGGAGATTCTCCTGCCCTTCTATCATCAGGCTGCAGAAAGATATGTGCTGGAGAAAAACAGGCACAGCTATAAATCAGCGGTTAAATTACTCAAACGATTAGCCAAACTATACAAAAAAATGAAGCGTGAGGAACGGTGGGAGCTATTTATGAGCTCCTTCACGATTCGTCACAGCAGGCTTCGCGCTCTGCAGGAGGAGCTTCGGAAAGGAAAGCTGATACCATGA